A DNA window from Aspergillus nidulans FGSC A4 chromosome I contains the following coding sequences:
- a CDS encoding DNA-directed RNA polymerase core subunit RPC19 (transcript_id=CADANIAT00007332) — translation MPASVHSQDNDQSMLDAQAQNQDHIDETLLEQKRIIVLPGATDTAASFQFEGEGHTLGNALRFAIMKNPEVEFCGYTIPHPSESKMNIRIQTYDSTTAVEALEKGLDTLMDLCDVVTDKFTAARDEFNAEQANRMES, via the exons ATGCCTGCCTCCGTACACTCTCAGGACAACGACCAGTCAATGCTGGATGCTCAAGCGCAGAACCAAGACCACATAGACGAGACATTGCTTGAGCAAAAGCGGATCATCGTT TTACCCGGAGCCACGGACACAGCAGCGTCGTTTCAGTTTGAGGGTGAAGGACATACATTAGGGAATGCGCTGCGTTTCGCGATTATGAAGAA CCCCGAGGTCGAATTCTGTGGATACACGATTCCGCATCCTTCGGAGTCAAAGATGAACATTCGAATTCAGACTTACG ACTCAACAACCGCAGTTGAAGCCCTAGAAAAAGGCCTTGACACCCTGATGGATCTGTGTGATGTTGTGACGGATAAATTCACAGCTGCGCGGGATGAATTCAATGCGGAGCAGGCGAATAGGATGGAGTCATGA
- a CDS encoding uncharacterized protein (transcript_id=CADANIAT00007333), which produces MPRVRVSSSQNCHEKEGRLLLAVQAIKKKEITSIREAARRFNVPESTLRTRLRGTTNRAESRANGHKLTEIEEEVLKQWILSLDLRGAAPTKAHVREMANILLAKRGSTPIQTVGQKWVYNYTQRHPELESRLSRQYDCQRAKQENPKVIQAWFNTVRATIEQYGILPDDIYNFDETGFAMGLCAHQKVITKSESCGRRPVLQPGNREWVTAIESISASGWALPPTLIFKGKQYNQAWFTGLPPDWRFEISTNGWTTNEISLRWLQKQFIPSTEHRTRGRYQLLVLDGHGSHLTPEFDQICTDHNIIPLCMPAHSSHLLQPLDIGCFAVLKRSYASLVDQKMRLGISHIDKLDFLAAYPQARISTFKLDTIRNSFRAAGLVPLNPEPVLSKLSIQARTPTPPGSRGSQASTFCPHTPANVDELLKQASLLRDFLKQRSKSPPSPSHNALNQLIKGCQIAMQKGILLEQENRALRAENAIQRRKRARTHRWIAHDNGLSVQEATELEEAHNASFQAIPGPCGPPAEGAQTPKARALPTCSTCHRIGHRRNACPNK; this is translated from the coding sequence atgccccgagttcgcgttagttcaagccaaaattgccatgagaaggaaggtcggctcctactggctgtacaggctattaaaaaaaaggagattacatcaatacgcgaggcagcacgtcgcttcaatgtgcctgaatctacactacgtacgcgactacgcgggactacaaatcgcgccgaatctcgcgcaaatggccataaattgactgagattgaagaggaagtgcttaagcagtggattctctctttagatctacgcggagcagctcctacaaaagctcatgtacgagaaatggctaatattctgcttgcaaagcgtggttccaccccaatccagactgtcggccagaaatgggtatataattatactcaacgccacccggagcttgagtctcgcttgtcaaggcaatacgactgccagcgagcaaagcaagagaacccaaaggttattcaagcatggtttaacaccgtacgagccacaatcgaacaatacgggatcctaccggacgatatctacaactttgatgagactggctttgcaatgggcctttgtgcacatcagaaagtgattaccaagtcagaatcatgtggccgaagaccagttctacagccaggaaaccgtgaatgggttactgcaattgagtcaatcagtgcttctggatgggcacttccaccaacacttatctttaagggcaagcagtataaccaagcatggtttacaggccttccgcccgactggcgatttgaaattagtacaaatggatggacaactaatgaaattagccttcgctggcttcagaagcaatttatcccgtcaacagagcatcgtacgcgcggaagatatcaacttctagttcttgatggccatggaagccatcttacaccagagtttgatcaaatctgtacagatcataatattataccactctgcatgccggcacattcctcccatcttctacaaccacttgatattggatgttttgcagttttgaagcgctcgtacgccagcttggttgatcagaaaatgcggcttggcatcagccatattgacaaacttgatttccttgcagcctatccacaagctcgaatcagcacatttaagctggatacaatcagaaacagttttcgagcagcaggactagtgccattgaatcctgaaccagtgctttcaaagcttagtattcaggctcgtacgcctacaccccctggaagccgtggaagccaggcaagcactttttgcccacatacaccagcaaatgttgatgagcttctaaagcaagcttctttactcagagattttctcaaacagcgctcaaaaagtccaccatcaccgtcccataatgccctaaaccagctaattaaaggctgtcaaattgcaatgcaaaagggcatactattggagcaagagaatagggcgctacgtgctgaaaatgctatacaaaggcgaaagcgagctcgtacgcatagatggatagctcatgataatggtctgtctgtacaagaggctacagagctcgaggaagctcataatgcgtcttttcaggcaatacctggtccatgcgggccaccagcagaaggtgcacaaacaccaaaggcacgggcattacctacatgtagtacctgccatagaattgggcatagaagaaatgcttgtccaaataaataa
- a CDS encoding uncharacterized protein (transcript_id=CADANIAT00007334): MSTAVAQAPAAPLPSPRMNRDSSPRRLAPANSSQPSSTPPRAALGSRDGSSNKSSPAGKKVTSPASQSGKPPKVVVKKEPPSSPGLQTSTRPRPRKLDLSTSLPSSERLSARPAGGPMTARDVSMQDVGLACLSPGFQTHDPVMREQLQRSLSVRDQQRHIIEARLQKSAKDDGPEGVKPSESNTFSLPKATSSKRRPPPGLSIVPPTAAQFANERVIQSAPLNQTFTGRHQPQPLTRHVVNQSPTLGSTSHIHHVPATQTSNRLPPLSDVFGSDALAASRDRDANRTPYQQNNLPPMPSPRIPGSSQQTNRPREYRSAEEAVQDMSGGREDLLPRIVHYGGHQPPTPPSPRATNGPKSAVPHLETTSMASAQATHHPAPHAAEGTARRRTRSEYERDNGSPPLGYGPDSHYRPNPALGHGSNAAYGPFGAGRDSPETQRRKKEEFLGLCARAWDLFHS, from the exons ATGTCTACCGCTGTTGCGCAAGCTCCGGCCGCGCCGCTACCATCTCCCCGCATGAATAGAGACTCCAGTCCCCGCCGGCTGGCACCAGCAAACTCCAGTCAACCCAGCTCTACACCACCACGCGCAGCTCTTGGTTCTCGAGATGGATCCTCTAATAAAAGTTCGCCCGCTGGAAAGAAAGTTACCTCCCCAGC TTCACAGAGTGGAAAACCCCCAAAAGTGGTAGTGAAGAAGGAGCCGCCCTCGTCGCCCGGACTGCAGACCAGTACCCGTCCTCGACCCCGAAAACTGGATCTTTCCACTAGCCTTCCAAGCTCAGAAAGGCTATCAGCCCGCCCCGCAGGTGGTCCTATGACAGCTCGTGATGTTAGTATGCAAGATGTGGGACTTGCTTGCCTATCCCCCGGCTTTCAGACCCACGACCCGGTCATGCGAGAACAGCTACAAAGGAGTTTGTCCGTTCGAGACCAACAACGACATATAATCGAAGCCAGACTCCAGAAGTCGGCTAAGGATGATGGTCCGGAAGGCGTGAAACCATCCGAATCCAACACATTTAGTCTGCCAAAGGCTACTTCTTCGAAGAGGCGGCCTCCTCCTGGGCTGTCAATTGTACCTCCGACGGCTGCGCAGTTCGCCAACGAGCGTGTAATCCAGTCCGCGCCGCTTAACCAAACATTTACGGGTCGACACCAACCGCAGCCGTTGACACGCCACGTCGTCAATCAGAGCCCAACGCTGGGTTCCACTTCACATATCCACCATGTGCCCGCGACGCAGACCAGCAACCGCCTTCCGCCTCTCTCAGATGTTTTTGGATCCGATGCCTTGGCGGCCTCCAGAGACCGTGACGCAAACCGCACTCCCTATCAGCAGAACAACTTACCTCCCATGCCATCGCCCAGAATTCCAGGAAGTTCACAGCAGACTAACAGACCCCGCGAGTATCGCTCTGCTGAGGAGGCGGTTCAAGATATGTCAGGTGGACGTGAAGACCTACTGCCGCGTATCGTGCATTACGGTGGACACCAACCTCCCACACCACCGTCTCCGCGTGCCACCAACGGTCCGAAGTCTGCCGTGCCTCATCTTGAGACAACATCAATGGCTAGCGCACAGGCTACACACCACCCAGCGCCGCATGCGGCTGAAGGAACCGCTCGCCGTCGCACCAGAAGTGAATATGAAAGGGATAACGGTAGCCCTCCTTTAGGTTATGGGCCTGACTCTCATTACAGACCTAATCCGGCATTGGGACATGGATCAAATGCTGCATACGGGCCATttggagctggaagagactCGCCAGAGACGCAgcggagaaagaaggaggagttttTGGGCTTATGCGCACGTGCCTGGGATCTATTCCACTCCTGA
- a CDS encoding putative NADH-ubiquinone oxidoreductase B14 subunit (transcript_id=CADANIAT00007331), whose product MTINPTYLAQRTRSSANWSDAKKRVLRSYRDWLRASPEIQTMYSLNLPVSAIRTKVRQEFEKHRYVSQLQVVDVLLYQSHSEFQETLNYWKQLSHVMKYFRPEEDPGARLPPNFISGFLEGRN is encoded by the exons ATGACTATCAATCCGACCTACCTCGCGCAGCGCACCCGCTCCT CTGCCAACTGGAGTGATGCAAAGAAACGTGTTCTAAGGTCCTACAGGGACTGGCTCCGAGCT TCCCCCGAGATTCAAACGATGTACTCTCTGAACCTACCGGTCTCCGCCATTCGCACGAAGGTCCGCCAGGAATTTGAGAAGCACCGCTATGTTAGCCAGCTGCAGGTCGTTGACGTGCTGTTGTACCAAAGCCACTCTGAGTTCCAG GAAACCCTCAACTACTGGAAACAGCTCTCCCACGTGATGAAGTACTTCCGGCCAGAGGAAGACCCAGGTGCCCGGCTACCTCCCAACTTTATCTCGGGCTTCTTGGAGGGCCGCAATTGA